The following is a genomic window from bacterium.
GGCAGACTTTTGTTAGTAAAATCTTACTTAAAAACGGTTGGCATTTATTACTTGAATCCGATAATTATCTAGTTTTATCTAAAGATTTCGGGCATTAACACGGGATGATGACTCAGTTAGTAGCAAATCGAACTTGTATACAAGACTGGCCACCTAAGCAATGAATCGATAACTAACACAAAAGTGATGTGATGAGCTTGACAATTAGGATGGTCGGCGTAAATCGAGCGTCAAGATCTCTTGGAGGCAACTGAAATGAAGCTCAGCAAGTTTATTCTAGCATCGACTACGATTTTTCTATCTCCAAGTTTCAGTTTTGCTCAGAACCCGGACATATTATTTGAGATAGCTGGGAGTGCGACATCAAGTCCGCCGGCCGAGTCAAATCCAATTTATATAGCACCCGATGATGCCTTTTCAAGCTGGTATAAGGTTTTCAAGCCGGTATAAGGTTACTTTTCCAAGCAAATGAGCAAAATCACCAGCAGCAATAAAACTAAAATATTTAGAACTGAGCGCAACAAACAGATGAAACTGGACGATAAAGTAGTTGGAGGTGTAATTTTAGGTTCTAAAAAGAGCGCTAGAAAGTTACCCACGCACCAAAAGTTAAAAATCCCATATCAGATTGCAGCAACCTATTAAACATCAGTGAAAGAAATAATTAACACGATCAGCAAATTCTTAGCTATTATCGAATCAAATTGTTCAAATGAAGAAGCAATTAATAACCTTATGCTTTCGTTGGATGAGCTTGCTTTAGTGAGCCATTCGGTCACATATGAATTTGATGTGGCAGAGCATCCTGATGCTCCGAATCTGGATGCTCTTGAATTGAGAAAGAAAGTTTGTAAACGATTTCCTTCATTGGGTTATTATAATATTGTTGCTGATATCGGAGAGAAGTTCTGTGAGTCAGAGATACATGTGGGTGATGCGATCGATGATGTTACTGAAATAGCTCAGGCTTTGTCTGCTGTTATTTGGTATTCCGATAATACTTCTATTTCAAATGCACTTTATCATTTCCAATTCGGTTTCAGGTGTCATTGGGGGCGTCATTTAAGAGAACTGCAATTGTATTTGTACGACCAAGTGTGGGGATAATCCCATGAAATCTTTAACCGAAAACAAAATTCAAGAATGGTTAGTCTCAAGTAAACTAAATGATTCAATTCGAAAGCAACCCCGTACCAAAAAATTAAATCTTCCAAATAAATTGCACGAACAAGTTGATCGAATACGCCGAAAGTAATAATTTATATTAATTATGAATCAATATAATAAAATTGTTAGAATTGTAGTATTCTTGCTCATATGCATTGTTTTGCCTTTACCACCTTTGCATTACCCAGCTTGGCAACTTAAAGGAAGCTTTCACGGACTCTATTTTAATGCCTCGTTCGTTTTCATATATTGTGTTTTGTATTTGCTAATACCTAGTTTTTCATTGAAAAAATTGTTTTTTGTAAAGGGATTCATATTAAGTATTGTTGTAGGGATGATTTCCTATACATTAATGGAATATCTTAAAAGACCGGATTTTGAAGTCTTTTTAAATACTGACTCTTTTCAGGCAGTTTTGCTCGCTCCATTTTGGACTTACAGTTGGGTTGTTGGCATTGAAATAGGACTAATGAATTTTATTTATGAAAAACATGCTCTGCTAGGTAAAGCAAGGTTGCCGTAACTAGCAGTTGTCATCATTACAAACGATAGTAACAACTAAAATATTTAGGACTACACGCAACAAATAGACGAATCTGGACGATAATGTAGTTGGAGGTGTAATTTCAGGTTCTAAAAAGAGCGCTAGAAAGTAACCCCGTACCAGAAGCCAATGGCTGAAGCGAGATCAAGCGCTGGAAAAGATTTTAAAGACATATGTAAATGGTTACTTAAAGCTGCTCAAAGCGATCCTAATCCGAAGAGAGCTCATGCATTCAGGGAGACATGGAAAGATTTTTGTAGAGGACCCCGCGGGGATAAAGGGAAAAAAGTAAAATGACTAAAGGCAAGGGCACTAAAGTGAACAAAAAGCAATATTGGTTTTGGGCCGAAATAGCACTGTTCTACACTTATAAAGATAAAGTGAATACAAAAAATCCTAGT
Proteins encoded in this region:
- a CDS encoding DUF5063 domain-containing protein, with product MKEIINTISKFLAIIESNCSNEEAINNLMLSLDELALVSHSVTYEFDVAEHPDAPNLDALELRKKVCKRFPSLGYYNIVADIGEKFCESEIHVGDAIDDVTEIAQALSAVIWYSDNTSISNALYHFQFGFRCHWGRHLRELQLYLYDQVWG